A window from Montipora capricornis isolate CH-2021 chromosome 7, ASM3666992v2, whole genome shotgun sequence encodes these proteins:
- the LOC138055993 gene encoding uncharacterized protein, with product MGRAQFDEQQQISIDDYNQLSSPSNSSNSSRTISPIPVVASTSCAQAVEEGAQVKTKKARSKSVDWTKDETHDLLEAWGPRYSQLRSASQREKVNIWNQIYASYKSAYPQSQRTLQQIKKRQQNLEYEYKLLKQKSQKTGEAGIKQIKDGFPYFDYFDDVMGHRDSVDSSKMAVEGSSIFTTESEEAASESGSVSAPTEIAHPDKRKVDKPENSVHKGKRRRQDEPGTSGQSSDFQKAFMEMWERKMNEDRDRFERSAEIFREAQTKQMEQTNAILSGFKDIFKYLASK from the coding sequence ATGGGAAGGGCCCAGTTCGACGAACAGCAACAAATAAGTATTGATGATTACAATCAGCTCAGCAGCCCAAGCAACTCCAGTAACTCGTCCCGAACGATATCGCCGATCCCAGTGGTAGCAAGCACTTCATGTGCTCAAGCAGTGGAGGAAGGCGCCCAAGTTAAAACTAAGAAAGCGCGATCAAAGTCTGTGGACTGGACAAAAGACGAGACCCATGATCTTCTAGAAGCGTGGGGTCCAAGATACAGCCAGCTCCGGAGTGCCTCTCAAAGAGAAAAGGTAAACATATGGAACCAAATATATGCCTCTTATAAATCTGCCTATCCCCAAAGCCAGAGAACCCTTCAGCAAATAAAGAAACGGCAGCAGAACTTGGAGTATGAGTATAAGCTACTTAAACAAAAGTCACAGAAAACCGGGGAAGCAGGAATCAAGCAAATCAAAGATGGCTTTCCTTACTTCGACTATTTTGACGACGTAATGGGCCATCGGGACAGTGTTGATTCCAGTAAGATGGCAGTTGAAGGAAGCTCTATCTTCACTACGGAGAGCGAAGAGGCCGCATCAGAAAGTGGAAGTGTTTCGGCACCAACTGAAATCGCACATCCTGACAAACGAAAAGTAGACAAGCCAGAAAATAGTGTCCATAAGGGAAAACGGCGGCGACAAGATGAGCCCGGAACTAGTGGTCAGTCCTCTGATTTCCAAAAAGCTTTCATGGAAATGTGGGAGCGCAAAATGAACGAAGACAGGGATAGATTTGAACGTTCCGCTGAAATATTTCGGGAGGCGCAGACCAAACAAATGGAGCAGACAAACGCCATACTTTCCggatttaaagacatttttaaatATTTGGCGTCTAAGTAG